The Anguilla rostrata isolate EN2019 chromosome 18, ASM1855537v3, whole genome shotgun sequence genome has a window encoding:
- the map10 gene encoding microtubule-associated protein 10, with protein MADGETYASETLFSFEVLVEYIRIHKPGLVKRGFEPAVGVRLLDFPTLLIYRGEQDDSRHQEDSDSEKENTATHISKHDASLQQHMNRSMEYRFRKGKSCLFKINLDLFHTHLSNVPLYVMVLDSRNEIPKLMGSSMVSLAKIIDVIKTDVKQLGICTPSAQGEKGLFGIYNLMGEKIGCISLGYKLLSLGASLIPHIPESRVLHFGSGKTPVKQPLKPSDSVPETKTYRGEGILQPDSSNVLYQNIELDGQQTDVVVSETEAKRAPAVSMGTQTEPARRQVKRIEVEQIDFDREGNLNVYCPPPLYYSCSEGRREEADADRYRPVDVAMEALRVEDLHAEDEELDLPAERRSVGPSGEARRSRATEQSQAPPALLGEALRRLPLLSALLQELSQLNGQAQELPFPAPAGLAWQRQPVPHTPTPQPRSSCASPTSRGSRSPSPRLKRSQVNSAAPPLAPPKHLGKAQRQSLRPGKEAPKSPPKRKLVHRLTKTVRLRLQQHNPDVLREQERREQLWGSRASILKQASGRRHRPSTAKSGQKLTSSPRGQALDWTANLDENVQTLVSSVDLDSTRTGTPPLQPRACKRGGGRRTGQSENGSAVHFSPPYDHVSRPAAEGSPGLGQNRTVQVRIPSALSQYSDRSDGGGAPSDTSDPWLPLNNPGFRSPAALRSDSCRGSPDPGEYLDDFTSPEPTEGFSPDLPGSPEPASGRVSKQASGINSASQERRRLQASDSDSASQEHRRPQASDSDSASQERRRPQTLDSDSASQERRRPQASDSDSASQERRRPQASDSDSASQERRRPQASDSDTASQERRRPQASDSDSASQASGRPALTFPVKSRGSPQRSLKGTHIIRPRTRASAISISSGDSERVSALARSGPARHRGSGAAGGAAGGPSVSQESGGSGVQLSERFENSPSPQACPADSRLLSNDSELDSVVSPPPENEGETRDELGSLGFSNKCHHISELVLSKLPGYTL; from the coding sequence ATGGCTGATGGTGAAACGTATGCTTCGGAAACTCTTTTTTCGTTTGAGGTGTTGGTGGAGTATATACGAATCCACAAACCTGGTTTAGTGAAGAGAGGGTTTGAGCCAGCAGTAGGGGTCCGCCTCTTGGATTTCCCTACTTTGCTCATTTACCGAGGGGAGCAGGACGATTCTCGGCACCAGGAGGACTCGGAcagtgagaaagaaaacacGGCGACCCACATTTCAAAACACGATGCTTCACTTCAGCAACATATGAATCGCAGCATGGAATACCGATTCAGGAAAGGCAAATCGtgtctgtttaaaataaacttgGATTTATTTCATACGCATCTCTCTAATGTGCCTCTCTATGTTATGGTTTTGGATTCAAGAAACGAAATTCCCAAATTGATGGGAAGCTCCATGGTCTCTCTTGCGAAAATTATCGACGTAATCAAAACGGACGTCAAGCAGCTTGGCATTTGTACCCCATCTGCGCAGGGAGAAAAGGGATTATTTGGCATATATAATCTGATGGGCGAAAAAATAGGCTGCATTTCTTTGGGATACAAACTTTTAAGTTTGGGAGCAAGTCTGATACCACACATTCCTGAAAGTAGGGTTTTGCATTTTGGTTCAGGTAAAACTCCTGTTAAACAACCTTTGAAACCATCTGATAGTGTCCCAGAAACCAAAACATACAGAGGCGAAGGCATTCTGCAACCCGACTCCTCTAATGTACTTTATCAGAACATTGAGTTAGACGGACAGCAAACCGACGTTGTGGTGTCAGAGACGGAGGCAAAACGGGCCCCCGCTGTATCGATGGGAACGCAAACTGAACCGGCAAGAAGGCAAGTGAAGAGAATTGAAGTGGAGCAAATTGACTTTGATAGGGAGGGGAACCTCAATGTGTactgcccccctcctctgtaCTACAGCTGCTCAGAGGGGAGACGGGAAGAGGCGGACGCAGACAGATACAGGCCGGTGGACGTGGCGATGGAAGCACTCAGAGTTGAAGATCTCCATGCAGAAGACGAGGAGCTGGATCTCCCTGCCGAGAGGAGGAGCGTAGGTCCCTCAGGGGAGGCGCGGAGGAGCAGAGCTACGGAGCAGTCCCAGGCACCTCCCGCTCTCCTGGGGGAGGCTCTGAGACGGCTGCCTTTATTGAGCGCGCTCCTGCAGGAGCTGTCCCAGTTAAATGGCCAGGCTCAGGAGCTTCCTTTTCCTGCGCCCGCGGGGCTCGCCTGGCAGCGCCAGCCAGTGCCACATACCCCCACACCGCAGCCCCGCAGCTCCTGCGCATCACCGACATCCAGAGGCAGCAGGTCACCCAGCCCCCGGCTCAAACGCAGCCAGGTGAATTCAGCAGCCCCCCCGCTCGCCCCGCCGAAACACCTGGGCAAAGCGCAGAGGCAGAGCCTAAGGCCTGGGAAGGAGGCCCCGAAATCTCCTCCGAAGAGGAAATTAGTGCACCGTCTGACCAAAACCGTGCGGCTCAGGCTGCAGCAGCACAACCCTGACGTGCTGAGGGAGCAGGAGCGCAGAGAGCAGCTGTGGGGAAGTCGGGCCTCGATACTGAAACAGGCCAGCGGGAGGCGCCACCGGCCCAGCACCGCTAAATCAGGGCAGAAGCTAACCAGCTCCCCCAGGGGCCAGGCTCTGGACTGGACTGCGAATCTGGACGAGAACGTGCAGACGCTGGTTAGCAGCGTGGACCTCGACTCTACCCGGACAGGAACACCACCATTGCAGCCCAGAGCGTGCAAAAGAGGCGGGGGCCGCCGGACGGGTCAAAGTGAAAACGGCAGCGCCGTGCACTTCAGTCCTCCCTATGACCACGTTTCCAGACCCGCTGCAGAAGGAAGCCCAGGCCTGGGTCAGAACCGGACCGTGCAGGTCCGCATCCCCAGCGCGCTGAGCCAATACTCAGACCGCAGCGATGGAGGCGGGGCCCCGAGCGACACCAGCGACCCCTGGCTCCCGTTGAATAACCCTGGATTCCGCAGCCCCGCGGCACTCCGCTCAGATTCCTGCAGGGGTTCCCCCGATCCCGGTGAGTACCTGGACGATTTCACCAGCCCGGAGCCCACGGAGGGCTTCTCCCCAGACCTCCCTGGGAGCCCGGAGCCAGCCTCGGGCAGGGTCAGCAAACAGGCCTCAGGCATCAACAGCGCTTCCCAAGAACGCCGTAGGCTACAGGCCTCGGACTCCGACAGCGCTTCCCAGGAACATCGTAGGCCACAGGCCTCAGATTCTGACAGTGCTTCCCAAGAACGCCGTAGACCACAGACCTTGGACTCCGACAGCGCTTCCCAGGAGCGCCGTAGACCACAGGCCTCAGATTCCGACAGTGCTTCCCAGGAACGCCGTAGGCCACAGGCCTCGGACTCCGACAGCGCTTCCCAGGAACGCCGTAGACCACAGGCCTCGGACTCCGACACCGCTTCCCAGGAACGCCGTAGACCACAGGCCTCGGACTCCGACAGCGCTTCCCAGGCGAGCGGCCGGCCGGCCCTGACTTTCCCGGTTAAGTCGAGAGGCTCTCCCCAGCGCTCTCTCAAAGGCACTCACATCATCAGGCCTCGCACCCGGGCCTCAGCCATCAGCATCTCCTCGGGAGACAGCGAGCGTGTGTCTGCCTTGGCCCGCTCCGGTCCCGCCAGGCATCGTGGGTCTGGAGCAGCGGGCGGGGCCGCCGGGGGACCCTCCGTCTCCCAAGAGTCCGGAGGATCTGGGGTCCAGCTGTCCGAGCGCTTCGAAAACAGCCCGTCACCCCAAGCCTGTCCTGCGGACTCACGTTTACTCTCTAATGACTCTGAGCTCGACTCCGTCGTCTCCCCTCCTCCCGAAAACGAAGGAGAAACGAGGGATGAACTTGGGTCCTTAGGGTTCAGTAATAAATGCCATCACATCTCAGAGCTGGTGCTAAGTAAGCTCCCAGGGTACACGCTGTGA
- the ntpcr gene encoding cancer-related nucleoside-triphosphatase isoform X1 gives MYKHIFLTGPPGVGKTTLVRKACEALTRSGETLDGFYTEEVREGGRRVGFDVVTLSGKRGHLSRVGESSGHSSGRREYRVGQYVVDLPSFENLALPLFRNVGVAVGRGKRPVFVIDEIGKMELFSQSFVRAVRQALDGNGCSILGTIPIPKGKPLGLVEEVRSRRDVKVFTVTKDNRDVILQDVVAAVQECVK, from the exons ATGTACAAACATATATTTCTGACAGGACCTCCTG GTGTGGGGAAGACCACTCTGGTGCGGAAAGCGTGTGAGGCGCTGACCAGGTCTGGTGAGACCCTGGACGGGTTTTACACGGAGGAGGTACGGGAAGGTGGGAGGAGAGTCGGGTTCGATGTGGTGACCCTGTCAGGGAAAAGGGGCCATCTGTCAAGAGTCGG GGAATCCTCGGGTCATTCTTCTGGGAGGCGGGAGTACAGGGTGGGCCAGTATGTCGTCGATCTGCCATCGTTTGAAAACCTGGCACTCCCTCTGTTCAGAAAT GTGGGCGTGGCAGTGGGCAGGGGAAagaggcctgtgtttgtgatCGATGAGATTGGGAAGATGGAGCTCTTCAGCCAGTCGTTTGTGCGAGCAGTGAGGCAGGCTCTGGATGGCAACGGCTGCTCCATTCTGGGGACCATCCCCATCCCAAAG GGCAAGCCTTTGGGACTTGTTGAGGAGGTTCGCAGTAGGAGAGATGTGAAGGTGTTCACC GTTACCAAGGACAACAGAGACGTTATTCTGCAGGACGTCGTTGCTGCAGTGCAAGAGTGCGTAAAATAA
- the ntpcr gene encoding cancer-related nucleoside-triphosphatase isoform X2 — protein sequence MSMLIAGRTSGVGKTTLVRKACEALTRSGETLDGFYTEEVREGGRRVGFDVVTLSGKRGHLSRVGESSGHSSGRREYRVGQYVVDLPSFENLALPLFRNVGVAVGRGKRPVFVIDEIGKMELFSQSFVRAVRQALDGNGCSILGTIPIPKGKPLGLVEEVRSRRDVKVFTVTKDNRDVILQDVVAAVQECVK from the exons ATGTCTATGCTGATTGCAGGCAGGACCTCCG GTGTGGGGAAGACCACTCTGGTGCGGAAAGCGTGTGAGGCGCTGACCAGGTCTGGTGAGACCCTGGACGGGTTTTACACGGAGGAGGTACGGGAAGGTGGGAGGAGAGTCGGGTTCGATGTGGTGACCCTGTCAGGGAAAAGGGGCCATCTGTCAAGAGTCGG GGAATCCTCGGGTCATTCTTCTGGGAGGCGGGAGTACAGGGTGGGCCAGTATGTCGTCGATCTGCCATCGTTTGAAAACCTGGCACTCCCTCTGTTCAGAAAT GTGGGCGTGGCAGTGGGCAGGGGAAagaggcctgtgtttgtgatCGATGAGATTGGGAAGATGGAGCTCTTCAGCCAGTCGTTTGTGCGAGCAGTGAGGCAGGCTCTGGATGGCAACGGCTGCTCCATTCTGGGGACCATCCCCATCCCAAAG GGCAAGCCTTTGGGACTTGTTGAGGAGGTTCGCAGTAGGAGAGATGTGAAGGTGTTCACC GTTACCAAGGACAACAGAGACGTTATTCTGCAGGACGTCGTTGCTGCAGTGCAAGAGTGCGTAAAATAA